Proteins encoded in a region of the Novibacillus thermophilus genome:
- a CDS encoding DUF1146 family protein, giving the protein MSFSLGLTAIVNIVLTLAGIALCWWALQSVKFDLFLSNPQGVQAKVLIIILSIVLGHGITRFLSDYAGWSQMLTQLF; this is encoded by the coding sequence ATGTCGTTTAGTTTGGGATTAACCGCCATCGTCAACATTGTTTTAACGCTTGCCGGCATTGCTCTCTGCTGGTGGGCTTTGCAAAGCGTGAAATTCGACTTGTTTCTGTCCAACCCCCAGGGAGTTCAGGCAAAAGTCCTCATCATCATCCTATCGATCGTCCTCGGACACGGCATTACCCGCTTTTTAAGCGATTATGCCGGGTGGTCACAAATGCTGACCCAGCTTTTTTAG
- a CDS encoding YwmB family TATA-box binding protein, which translates to MVKQWGFSILALGIVFLYTGWSHLSAAQQTVNVHPLVQTLQTNNWQLESWMVHHGAPLNRPLTERQLNHLVRYFHLQERKTDSPFQPTPNSTQSEDVYFSDWRRNIPLEIRVIRRGNEKAVSSHYLVVQVQADGRTSDSLSEVVQYVSEGLAEAGIHPNIQVSIQGSTPRMLSRDEQEQFIHRTLHHLDAYEVEALRDATSTSVSAFSPQLGQPIMSNGREMNVQIALRNDKVHQRTIMTMGTPIITIEY; encoded by the coding sequence ATGGTAAAGCAGTGGGGGTTCTCCATATTAGCCCTGGGGATCGTTTTTCTGTACACAGGTTGGAGCCACTTGTCGGCTGCGCAACAAACGGTCAATGTTCATCCACTCGTTCAAACCCTTCAGACGAATAATTGGCAACTCGAATCATGGATGGTTCACCATGGGGCTCCACTGAACCGGCCGCTCACAGAACGACAATTGAATCACCTGGTCCGCTACTTTCACCTTCAGGAAAGGAAGACGGATTCTCCTTTTCAGCCCACACCTAATTCCACCCAGTCGGAAGATGTCTATTTTTCGGACTGGCGGCGAAACATCCCTTTAGAAATTCGCGTTATTAGGCGTGGGAATGAAAAGGCTGTGTCCAGCCACTATCTCGTCGTTCAAGTGCAGGCAGATGGACGGACCAGTGACTCACTGTCGGAAGTGGTTCAGTACGTGTCGGAAGGTTTAGCGGAAGCCGGTATTCACCCTAACATACAGGTGTCCATCCAAGGTTCAACGCCTCGCATGTTAAGTCGGGACGAACAGGAGCAGTTTATACATCGCACACTACATCATTTGGATGCGTACGAGGTTGAAGCCCTGCGTGATGCGACTTCAACGAGTGTCTCCGCGTTTTCCCCACAACTAGGTCAACCGATCATGTCGAACGGACGAGAAATGAATGTGCAGATTGCGTTGAGAAACGACAAGGTTCACCAGCGAACGATCATGACGATGGGAACGCCAATCATAACAATCGAATATTAA
- the murA gene encoding UDP-N-acetylglucosamine 1-carboxyvinyltransferase: MEKIVIRGGRRLKGRVKVQGAKNAVLPIIAATLLSARGESEIGDAPPLKDVENMVKVLKALGIKIRYANGRIYTNAESISETEAPYELVRQMRASFLVMGPLLARTGRARIPQPGGCAIGTRPIDQHLKGFKAMGAQIDMGQGYIEARVDGRLQGANIYLDIASVGATENIMMAATLAKGQTVIENAAREPEIVDLANFLNSMGANVRGAGTGEIRIEGVDFLKGAQHTVIPDRIEAGTFLVAAAVTRGSVFVEGAIGDHIRPLIAKLEEIGVTVTEEDDGIHACCEGELKPADVKTLPYPGFPTDMQAQMMALMLTIKGTSLITETVFENRFMHVEEFKRMRANIKIDGRTAVVEGGEPLSGARVKASDLRAGAALIIAGLAAEGETEVTELHHLDRGYVDLAGKLHRLGADIERVPVEVEQKESASELVVQPSYA; this comes from the coding sequence TTGGAGAAAATCGTGATCCGTGGAGGTCGGCGGTTAAAGGGGAGAGTGAAAGTACAAGGTGCGAAGAACGCCGTTCTGCCCATAATAGCTGCCACCCTGTTAAGCGCACGCGGCGAAAGCGAAATCGGCGACGCCCCACCCCTAAAAGACGTCGAAAACATGGTCAAAGTTTTAAAAGCACTCGGTATCAAGATCCGTTATGCTAACGGCCGGATTTATACAAATGCTGAATCGATTTCGGAGACGGAAGCGCCGTACGAACTCGTTCGCCAAATGCGTGCCTCATTTCTCGTCATGGGCCCGTTACTCGCCAGGACGGGAAGGGCGCGTATCCCGCAACCGGGCGGCTGCGCCATCGGGACCCGCCCCATCGACCAGCACTTAAAAGGGTTTAAGGCCATGGGCGCCCAGATTGATATGGGGCAGGGTTACATCGAGGCGAGAGTAGACGGCCGATTGCAAGGGGCGAACATCTACCTCGACATCGCCAGCGTCGGTGCGACGGAGAACATCATGATGGCGGCAACACTCGCCAAAGGGCAGACCGTCATCGAGAACGCGGCCCGGGAGCCGGAAATCGTCGACCTGGCCAACTTTCTCAACAGTATGGGGGCAAACGTGCGGGGGGCCGGTACGGGCGAAATCCGCATCGAAGGCGTCGATTTCTTAAAAGGAGCGCAACATACCGTCATACCGGACCGCATAGAAGCGGGAACTTTTCTCGTCGCAGCGGCGGTGACAAGGGGCAGTGTCTTCGTAGAAGGCGCCATCGGGGATCACATCCGTCCGCTCATCGCCAAACTGGAGGAAATCGGGGTGACGGTCACTGAGGAAGACGACGGCATCCACGCCTGTTGTGAGGGAGAGCTCAAACCTGCCGATGTGAAGACATTGCCGTATCCCGGATTTCCTACCGACATGCAAGCGCAAATGATGGCACTCATGCTCACAATTAAAGGCACCAGCCTCATCACCGAGACTGTTTTTGAAAACCGCTTTATGCACGTCGAAGAATTTAAACGGATGCGGGCTAACATTAAGATCGACGGACGAACGGCCGTCGTGGAAGGTGGGGAACCCCTGTCCGGCGCCCGGGTGAAAGCGAGTGATTTGAGAGCCGGGGCCGCTCTCATCATCGCCGGCCTTGCGGCGGAAGGGGAGACAGAAGTGACCGAACTGCACCATCTCGACCGGGGATACGTCGACTTGGCTGGAAAGCTTCACCGGCTGGGAGCCGACATCGAACGTGTACCGGTAGAAGTCGAACAAAAGGAGTCGGCGTCCGAACTCGTCGTCCAGCCTTCATACGCATAA
- the spoIID gene encoding stage II sporulation protein D — translation MNRPILTTIVILFTAMFAIPAILVTVQAKVEPDPTAKKKAVHTAEREKVDLIIEENAAHIPVYLSEEERIVQLPLEAYVRGVVAAEMPADFHIEALKAQALAARTYIIDRVARQDFSDMVELFGEKAKEAWVSDTVQHQVFYTEDRLRENWGARYDEKISRVNQAVNETKGKVLTYDGRPIVAAFFSTSNGKTENSEDYWEAAYPYLRSVDSSWDKDAPSYKGEPVVLTIAQLAQKLEQYTGKPVAVSASTGSPDWIDVVSKTEGGNVAEVKIGDQTYTGREVREALDLRSSDFSWKIEGDRVTFQTRGYGHGVGMSQWGPT, via the coding sequence TTGAACCGACCGATCTTAACGACCATCGTCATACTCTTCACTGCCATGTTCGCCATACCCGCCATACTTGTCACCGTCCAAGCCAAAGTCGAACCCGACCCGACAGCGAAAAAAAAAGCAGTCCACACAGCCGAACGAGAAAAAGTAGACCTGATCATTGAAGAAAACGCCGCCCACATCCCCGTTTACCTCTCCGAAGAGGAGCGCATCGTGCAACTGCCCCTCGAGGCGTACGTCCGCGGCGTCGTCGCAGCGGAAATGCCGGCAGACTTCCACATCGAAGCGCTGAAAGCCCAGGCGCTGGCCGCGCGGACGTACATCATTGACCGTGTCGCCCGCCAAGATTTTTCCGACATGGTGGAGTTGTTCGGAGAGAAAGCGAAAGAAGCGTGGGTCAGCGACACGGTGCAACATCAGGTGTTTTACACCGAGGACAGGCTGCGCGAAAACTGGGGAGCTCGTTACGACGAGAAAATCAGCCGCGTCAACCAAGCAGTCAACGAAACGAAAGGGAAAGTGCTGACGTACGACGGCCGTCCCATCGTTGCGGCCTTCTTCTCCACGAGCAACGGCAAAACGGAAAACTCGGAAGATTACTGGGAGGCGGCGTATCCCTACTTGCGCAGCGTCGACTCCTCCTGGGACAAAGATGCGCCGTCTTACAAAGGTGAACCCGTCGTCCTCACAATCGCCCAGTTGGCGCAAAAGTTGGAACAGTACACCGGAAAGCCGGTGGCCGTCTCCGCGTCGACAGGGAGCCCAGACTGGATAGACGTCGTCAGCAAAACGGAAGGCGGGAATGTAGCCGAAGTGAAAATCGGGGATCAGACGTACACTGGGCGCGAAGTCCGGGAGGCGCTGGACCTGAGGTCGAGCGACTTTTCGTGGAAGATTGAAGGCGACCGCGTCACTTTCCAAACCCGCGGCTACGGACACGGCGTGGGCATGAGCCAGTGGGGGCCAACTTGA